TAATTCTTCGGCATgaaaacaaggctcgtgccctgtttttgtttacataggttcaatataccattaaaaatctttttaaagctggtttgtctatcttattattcactttaagcataaataaacagtttcttacGATTAACATGTtaattttaggtctaaaactggaatttttaatttaacattcaaaatgtaaacaaacactttgtttacaaatcgaagaattgtaagctctgttaCTCGCTTACGACTCATCagatgacactcaaattttggttgcctattaaaaatgccttacttaagcattttcaacattaaaatcgaaaatattatttttgaccaaaatcgtgaccatgcccctttaatacgAGGTAGTTGTGTTTGGTTGTACAAATAGATGCCCTTGCTAAAATGTTAAATCCTTCTCTGAGCCATAAGGCCAGTGCTTATATCTTGGTTTATAAGATGCTTAGTGGATGACTTTTGACTTGACCTTCTTGGGACACCAGTTCATTACAGGTTAAGCCCCAGTGTACACCAACCCATTGCGGCTGGCTTGAATTCGCCAATGCAGATAAAGTGTCTTGTGTAATGACATAACATATGGTAATAATTAGCCTTTGAGTTATTTGCAGAATACCTACGACTAATGTGCCATGTGCTCCTATATACATTCCAGAAACTCTTTATTGGGAATTATAAAATGATTGGGCAATACATGTgcaggtaatacatgtataatgaatacatatttggaataaaaacaacaaagatATGTAGAAGTACACAAGTAGCTCTGTATTTCAACAAAAGTACTAACAGCTGTAAAAgtattaaatgcatataatcATAGTAATCAACAAATCATGAAGTCTGTCCAGAATTGGATATCAATTTCATTAGGCGTGCTTTTCAATATAGAACAAcccataaaaataaaagtgatgCTATTCTCTGcaagtaataaaaacaaataattgaatatagatttttttctattcactTATACCATCAGTATTGGAAAAAGAGAATCTGAAAAAAGATCAAATGTACGATTAAAAATATTGGTACATGCACtatacatataccggtatatctgTATGCATGTAATTTTGATTTGACTACAAATACTTCATGCATACAAGAAGATTTACCATAGATAAAATTTAGAATACGTAATATAATTgtattcacattttaaaaaaggtcTCCATGTCCAAAAAACAGTGCTTTTCTTATTCTTAACTGAATATGAAAATTGGCATTAGGTAGGgaaaacatttcatgttttaacaattttttatcaaacctGGTCCATCGAGAATGTTACAAAGATACTGAATACAGATTTGTTTTCTATGTTACTTTCAACATTTGAAGAGACCATGAAAcgtccaaaaattattttttcccaGAAAGAGATGTCAATGCCAATATCATATACCGTAAAATTTAGAGTTGGTAGGGGAACTGGAAACACAGTTTACTTATTTTGGCCTGAAGTAAAAAAGGTAACAGGTCTTAaatgtgtatatacatgcatcttgaacattcatttacaaaaataccACCACAGAAAGCTTAAATTGCACTGATACAACACTAAACATTCTCTCACAATAAATTACTGAAACATTTCGTCATGCAAGACTGGATTAGCAAATTCATATTCTTTTTCATCAATAAAgcagtatttttatttacacaaatctcattaacaataattttaaaattaaataatagaaCCTGCAAGACAAGAAATTCATAatgtaatgattaaaatttggcaatttatttataatactgCAAATATATGAACAGTATTGAATTGTCTAATCATTCTATGAATATTTAATACAACAGTTTTAGCCCTGATTTTCTTCAGTAATTGTCTTTAATTTTTTCCTCACACTACACTATTCAAGAGAACTAAAAAATAGTGGTAATTCATATGCGTGGATCTAGAAAAATTTTCTGGGGTAGGGGGGTTTATAACggttattttttagttttttaaagagGGGGTCTGAGGCAGACACATTTTGGATAATTCTATAAtgttaatttaaagaaatttgaattttaagtgGGGATCCGACCCCCCCTtacccctctagatccgcgtatAATTCAAAATTTCCTGTATATTCATAAGTGCATTAATCTAGTCATAACATGTATGCAGTTAAAttaaaatactgacaacaaaatACTTGAAATTTGTCAAGACACTTCTGAATAGTTACTTAAAAGACACATCAATTCAAATTTAGAAAACTTCCCTGAGATAAACTGTTTTACAgcaatttaaatatgaaaacacAGTATTGTACAATATTCATTTGTTACATAAATTCAATCAAGTCAGCGATCGAAATCCACATTTGAATCACACTGGAAATCGCACAAGCACATGCGTGCATGGCTGCATGAATGCAGCCCTCCccattttttccaaattttgtgtgtgaggttgagggggggggggggggggggggggtgttagggtttgggggtggggtggaTAGGCAAAACGAGGAGAGCTACATTATTGCAAGTAGTGActgctttgtttttaaatggATCAGCCATCCATCTGGACAAGCCTCTTGCTGCTTTTTACCGCTGAACCTCAATGTCATCCTTTGTTATTATCTTTAGCAATTCTTTGGCATATTGACTTTCCTCCTACAAAGGTAAAACAGACAACAAATGAGAGCATTCAAGCTCAGAATTTTTGTACTTGTACACATAGTGCATTGTAAGCGTAAATAAGAATAAGGGATCtcccattttttaaagtacattatacaatgttttttgagaaaaaacaaACCCACATCAAGAtattaataacatttataacactatatatataacagaaaaattaaactatCCTACATTCAGCTACGAACAAATGGCAATAAAACCCAGAGCAGACTTACACGGAATTCATCTTTGCCATTAAGACTTCGGATCCTCTCCTGCAATTTTTTGTCCAGTTCCAGTTCTGGTCTTTGACACTCCTCTACAGCCTTCTGGTGATTTGTGACAATGGAGAGAAGAGCAGCCAAAGTGTGCTCATGGAAGGAGTTGTGTTCTTCGTTTAGGACTCCCACTAACTGCTCAATCATGCCAGTGTCACACATCACATCTACAAAACCAAGTCTATAGTTTATATCTCAAATTACTTCTGCTAAATGCCACAGAGTGCAAGGATACCATCAGTTCAATACTTGTTCTCTAGGTACTAATCCCTACATTTGATGTCTGGCCAATCCACAtagtactacatgtagtttactAATCATTAATCAGCCCAAACCTTATGTGTCTGGCCTATCCACATCCAGTACTAGTATAGTAACTATTAGTCTCTACCTTTGATGTCTGGTCTATCCACATAGAGTACTAGTATACTAAGTATTACTTAGTCTCTGCCTTTGATGTCTGGTCTATCCACATAGAGTACTAGTATACTAAGTATTACTTAGTCTCTGCCTTTGATGTCTGGTCTATCCACACAGAGTGCTAGTATATTAACTATTACTTAGTCTCTACCTTTGATGTCTGGTCTATCCACACAGAGTGCTAGTATACTAACTATTACTTAGTCTCTACCTTTGATGTCTGGTCTATCCACACAGAGTGCTAGTATACTAACTATTACTTAGTCTCTACCTTTGATGTCTGGTCTATCCACACAGAGTGCTAGTATACTAACTATTACTTAGTCTCTACCTTTGATGTCTGGTCTATCCACACAGAGTACTAGTATACTAACTATTAATTAGTCCCTACCTTTGATGTCTGGTCTATTCACAGAGTGCTAGTATACTAACTATTACTTAGTCTTTACCTTTGATGTCTGGTCTATCCACACAGAGTGTTAGTATACTAACTATTACTTAGTCTCTACCTTTGATGTCTGGTCTATCCACATAGAGTACTAGTATACTAAGTATTACTTAGTCTTTACCTTTGATATCTGGTCTATCCACACAGAGTGTTAGTATACTAAGTATTTCTTAGTCCCTACTTTTGATGTCTGGTCTATCCACTTAGAGTACTAGTATACTAAGTATTACTTAGGCCCTACCTTTGATGTCTGGTCTATCCACATAGAGTACTAGTATTCTAAGTATTACTTAGTCCCTACCTTTGATGTCTGGTCTATCCACACAAAGTGCAGACAACATGAATGCAGCCTTAATCTTTAACTTCTCAACATCTGTTTGCATGGCTCGCATCAATACAGAAAAGCCATCCTTTTCTATAAACACTTTCTGTGCTTCAGGATTATCTCTTGTGAGACCTGAAAGAGATGTGTGGTGTCTTAATATGCATTTACAAATCAATGATATCCAAATACAAGATAACTTTATATTATTAACTCATCAACTACCAGTATTATAGTTTTACTGCTTGTCATATATTGCATACAATTTGGCTTAATGTTTAGAGGTTGCTTGATATATGCTGTACACTAGTTTAAAGGGACTCAGACATgatttgagctcaaaagtttcaaatttttacCTTCTAGAATggtttttatgcatttttaatgattttttaattttgaagtcaaatattgagttacaaCAAGACACAGAGTTCAAAATTCTTTATTACCGTTTGTAAATAAGGCAAAGCTTGAGTCTTTTTGTTGTTGACATAAATGTGGTATTAGTATGAATtgcttttttttgttgataatattatttatgaccacattgaatcagtttatcttgtttggCACAAGTCCTTTTGTCAAAGAGATGAAAATTTTTGTACTTTGCATTATTTGCAAACAAACGTAAGACTTCAGCTTTGCTTACACGACAATGACTTTTAACCTCCGTGTCTCACTTGTAACTGGacttttaacatttaaattattcaaaatacacatataaacaattttaaacaaaaaaatcaaaaattaaattctaatCTAAAATCAAGTCTAGGTGACAGaatattgtagtatttttttatacttaCATGACACAGCATACAAAGCTTTTATTTTAACAGTTGAATCGTCATCTGTATCCAGTATTGTCAACATTTTTGGTAACAAGTTTTCTTTGAGAGCCATCTCCTGACAATAAGTGTGGTTCTGAACCAAGACTGCAATCAACTCCAGTGTTTTCCATCTGATCTCAGCTGATTTGTGGGGCAGTAATTTGCTAAGCACTGGATATCCTCCAATCTTGTAAAAATCTGAAACAGACACACCACATAAGAATGAATGTTATTTCTATGCAACATACGAGTTTATGGATGATAGTGTGTATTAAGAAAAAATTTGAAGGGTTTATGACAGTAAAACTgagacatttacatgtaccagcTCTCTACTATTTCAAATGTTGAGGTTTAAGAATTAATCAATTCTTATGTATTTCTCAAAGTCtgaatatttgtttaatacatATTCTTACCTGCAGCAAAATCAAGGTTTTCACACCACTCAATGATTTCATCTAAAGCATCAATCATCTGTTGCTCTGTACTTTCTGCTGTAGTAAGAATACGTAAGCCCACCTTCATCCTCTCCACTGGGCTTACTGTTAAATCTCTCAGGGCATTGTCCAACCATTGTCGACgctaaacaaaaatattttttgcaattattgcaacagaagttttttttatgatgatgGTGACTTAGGCATAAAAGCATAAGCTGAGCCGACTCTCAGGCAAGGTTTATGTGGGGTATGGAGATGGGGATTGGGAATTCTCTAATTAGAATAATTTGTGTGTCTTGGATCAAGCCTCACCATAGAATACCTCCCATGTATCGGTAGGTCTAATGGAGCAGTTGCTGATCTGCTTTGGAATAACTTTATAGaataaataatatgaattaaataataACTACGGTACTCACTTTATTGAAACAAACCTGTTACAGCTTGTGTATGCCTTCTTTTTGAATACCAGTAGTTTCCATATATTCCACACACAAAactaattct
This genomic window from Magallana gigas chromosome 5, xbMagGiga1.1, whole genome shotgun sequence contains:
- the LOC105347317 gene encoding hsp70-binding protein 1 — translated: MENNGGDRGPPDDRNKQPKSVGKLLHMCLETQSGSPQDENHVVQPMPEERRQWLDNALRDLTVSPVERMKVGLRILTTAESTEQQMIDALDEIIEWCENLDFAADFYKIGGYPVLSKLLPHKSAEIRWKTLELIAVLVQNHTYCQEMALKENLLPKMLTILDTDDDSTVKIKALYAVSCLTRDNPEAQKVFIEKDGFSVLMRAMQTDVEKLKIKAAFMLSALCVDRPDIKDVMCDTGMIEQLVGVLNEEHNSFHEHTLAALLSIVTNHQKAVEECQRPELELDKKLQERIRSLNGKDEFREESQYAKELLKIITKDDIEVQR